One Skermanella sp. TT6 genomic window, CGTCGGACCGGCTGCGCGCCGCCGGGATCGTGCCGTCGCCGCTCGCAGGGTTGCCGATCTCCGTCAAGGACCTGTTCGACATCGCGGGCCAAGTCACCACCGCCGGCTCGACCGTGCTGAAGGACGCGGCCCCGGCCGCCGCCGACGCGCCGGCGGTGGCCCGGCTGAGGGCGGCGGGGGCGGTCATCGTCGGCCGCACCAACATGACCGAGTTCGCGTTCTCCGGCCTGGGCGTCAACCCGCATTACGGCACCCCCGGCAACCCGCGCGACCGCGACCGCATTCCCGGCGGTTCGTCGTCGGGGGCCGCCGTGTCGGTGGCCGACGGCATGGCCGCCGCCGCGATCGGCTCGGACACCGGCGGCTCGGTCCGCATCCCCGCCGCCTTCTGCGGGCTGGCCGGGTTCAAGCCGACCCAGGCCCGGGTGCCCCGGACCGGCGCGCTGCCGCTGTCCCGGACGCTGGACACCGTCGGCCCGCTCGCCCGCTCGGTCGCCTGCTGCGCCCTGCTCGACGCCGTGCTGGCCGGAGAGTCGCCCGCCGTCCCGGACGCGGCCCCCGTCGCCGGGCTGCGCCTGGCGGTCCCGCGGGAGATCGTGCTGGACGGGCTGGACGCCACCGTCTCCGCCGCCTTCTCCGACGCGCTCTCCCGCCTGTCCAAGGCCGGCGTCCGGATCACCGACCTGTCGGTGCCGGCGCTCGCCCGCATTCCCGGAGTCAACGCCAAGGGCGGTTTCGTCACCTCCGAGGCGCTGGCCTGGCACAAGGACCTGATCGAAGCCCGGGGGCCGGAATACGATCCCCGCGTCGCGTCGCGCATCCTGCGCGGCTCCGGGATGACGGCCGTGGACTATATCGACCTGCTGGAGGCGCGCACCGGGATCATGGCCGAGGCGGCGGAGCAGACCCGGGACTTCGACGCCCTGCTGATGCCGACCGTCCCGGTCGTGGCGCCCCGGTTCGACGAGCTGGCCGACGACGCGGACTATACGCGCCTGAACATGATGGTCCTGCGCAACCCGTCGCTGTTCAATTTCCTCGACCGCCCGGCGGTCACCTTGCCCTGCGCCTCCGGCGGGCTGGCGGTCGGGACCATGCTGGTCGGCAGGCGCGGCCACGACCGCCGGCTGCTGGCGCTGGCCCGCGGAATCGAGCCGGTGGTCGCCTGACGCCCCTGCCGTCAGTGGTCCGAGCGGTGGAGGATCTTGTCGCCCATGCCGGTATCGTACCCCATGCCTTCTAGAGTGATCACGGCGGCGTGGGGGAACCGGGACTTGATCAGGCCCTTGCGCTCCAGCGCCACCCAGACCGACGGATTGCTCAGGCCGTTGGCGTCGGCGGTCGAAACCACGGCGTCGCCCATATGGAAATGGTTGCCGTGGGCATGGGGGAACTGGTTGACCAGAAGGGCGCCCTCCCCCTCCTCGGGAGCGGGGGTGCCGATCAGCCGGCCCAGTTCCTGAAGCAGGGTCAAGGTCTTGAGCTGGAGCGGGTTGAGCTTCAGCGGATTCACTCTGGGCGGCATCGTCGTCCTGCGTGCAATGGTTACAGTTTGGAGTAACGGGCGCACTTCAGCGCCGGTTCCCGTGCTCGTCAAGTCATAAGCCGCACGCGCCGGGACGGATCCGCTGCGCAACATCCTGAAACATAAGTTTACTTGGGTTGCCCCGCTTACGTGTGGCAGTAAGGTGCAGTGCGGAATCGACGTGTGAAAGCTGAGCGAAGAGAACATGTGCGGGATTATCGGCATCATCGGCAAGAACGAAGTGGCCCCCCTGCTGATCGAGGGGCTGCGCCGGCTGGAGTATCGCGGCTATGACAGCGCCGGCGTGGCGACGCTGGTCAACGGCCGGATCGACCGGCGCCGGGCCGAGGGCAAGCTGGTCAACCTGGACAGGCGCGTGCAGGAGCAGCCCCTGTCCGGAACCATCGGCATCGGCCACACCCGCTGGGCAACCCACGGCGGCCCGACCGAGACCAACGCCCATCCCCACGCCACCCGCAAGGTGGCGGTCGTCCACAACGGCATCATCGAGAACTACCAGGACCTGAAGGCCGAGCTGGAGGGTCACCACTACGTCTTCGAGACCCAGACCGACACCGAGGTGATCGTCCATCTCGTTACCTCCTATCTCGACCAGGGTCTGCGGCCGGTGGACGCCACGGCCGAAGCCTTGAAGCGCCTGGAGGGCGCTTTCAGCCTCGCGCTGATCTTCGCCGGCGAGCACGACCTGATGATCGGAGCGCGCCGCGGCACCCCGCTGGCCGTCGGCTACGGGAACGGCAACGACGAGATGTACCTGGCGTCGGACGCCTTCGCCCTGGCGCCGCTGACCAACCGCCTCTCCTACCTGGAGGACGGCGACTGGGTCGTGCTGAATCGCGGCTCCGTGGTGATCCGCAACGCCGCCGGCGAGCAGGTGGACCGCCCGATCAAGCTGTCTGCCGTGTCCGGGGCCATGATCGGCAAGGGCGAGCACCGCCACTTCATGCTGAAGGAGATCTACGAGCAGCCCCAGGTGATCGGCGACACGCTGAACGCCTTCGTCCAGGCGACCACCGGCCGCATCACCCTGCCCGACCTGCCCTTCGACATCGCGGCGATCCCGCGGGTGACCGTAGTCGCCTGCGGCACCGCCTTCTATGCCGGCATGGTCGCCAAGTACTGGCTGGAGCAGGTCGCCCGCGTGCCGGTCGAGCTGGACATCGCGTCGGAGTTCCGTTACCGCGAGGCCCCCATGCCCGAGGGCGGGCTCGCCCTGTTCATCTCCCAGTCGGGCGAGACCCTGGATACCCTGGAGGCGCTCCGCTACGCCAAGCGCCAGGGCCAGCACATCCTGTCGGTGATCAATGTCGGCGAAAGCACGATCGCCCGCGAGAGCCACGCCGTGCTGGGCACGCTGGCCGGCCCGGAGATCGGCGTCGCCTCGACCAAGGCCTTCACCACCCAGCTCACCGTGCTGGCCTGCTTCGCCCTCGCCATGGCCCGCGCCCGCGGCGCCATCACGGCCGAGCAGGAGGCCGCCATCTCCGCGGCGCTGCGCGAGGTCCCGGCCCGGGCGGTCGACGTGCTGAACCACGACGAGCGCCTGCGCGTCCTGGCCCACGAGGTCTCGGAGGCGCGCGACGCCCTGTACCTGGGCCGCGGCACCAGCTATCCGATCGCCCTGGAGGGCGCGCTGAAGCTGAAGGAGATCTCCTACATCCACGCCGAGGGCTATGCCGCCGGCGAGATGAAGCACGGCCCGATCGCCCTGATCGACGAGGACGTCCCGATCATCGCCTTGGCGCCCAACGACGCCCTGTTCGAGAAGACCGCGTCGAACATCATGGAGGCGGCGGCCCGGGGCGGCAAGGTGCTGCTGCTGTCCGACGCCCCGGGCGTGGAGCGCATGCGCGACAAGGTCCGCTGGACCGTGACCCTGCCGACCGTCCACCCCTTCGTGTCCCCGATCCTCTACGCGATCCCGATGCAGCTCCTGGCGTACCACACGGCGGTGATCAAGGGCACCGACGTGGACCAGCCGCGCAACCTGGCGAAGAGCGTCACGGTGGAGTAGGACCGCCGATCCGCAGGAACAGCACGCGCGTGTCCCCGTAGGCGCGGTCGTCCAGCGCCTCGGCGAAGGCGGGCGTCTCCCACGGGTCCTCCAGGGCGATCTCCACCACGGCGACGGCACCGGGAGCGCACCAGCCGCGCTCCCGGAGGGCCGACAGGGCAGCCGGGGCCAAGTGCTTCCCGTAGGGCGGATCCAGGAACAGCAGGCCGCAGGGGCCTTGCGCGCGGGGAGGCCGCGTGGCGTCGGCCCGGACGACGTCGCAACGGTCGGCGACGGCGAGCGACGCGATGTTGCGCCGGACCAGATCCAGCGATTCCCGGCCCCGGTCCATGAAGACGACGCGCCGGGCGCCGCGCGACAGGGCCTCCAGCCCCAGGGCGCCGGTGCCGCAGAAGGCGTCGAGCACCAGGGCGCCCTCGATGTCGGGCGCCCAGTCGGCATGGGCGAGGATGTTGAAGACCGCCTCCCGCGTGCGGTCGCCGGTCGGGCGGATGTCGCGTCCGGCGGGAGCCTCCAGGCGCCGGCCGCGCAGGCTACCGCCGACGAGTCTCATGCCTGCCCCTCGATCCCCCGCCGGCGGCCGGTCCCTTGGCCGGGCCGGAAGCCGGCGTCCGCGGCTTCGCGTGGGGCTTGGGCTGGGGCTTCGCCTTGGCGGTGCCGGTGTTCGGCTTGACCGGCTCGTCGCCCCGGTCGGAGAAGAACTTCGCCACCTGGTCGCGCAGAACGCGCCTGGGCACCTCCTCGACCTCGCCGCGCTCCAGCTTGCCGAGCTGGAAGGGGCCGTAGGCGACCCGGATCAGCCGGTTGACGGTCAGGCCCAGGCTTTCCATCACGTTGCGGACCTCGCGGTTCTTGCCCTCGCGGAGCGTGATGGTCAGCCAGGCGTTGGAGCCCTGCTGCCGGTCGAGCAGGGCCTCGATCGGACCGTACTGCACGCCGTCGATCGTGACGCCGCGGGACAGACCGGCGAGACGGGCCGGGTCGGCGATGCCGTTCACCCGCACCCGGTAGCGCCGCGCCCAGCCGGTGGACGGAAGCTCCAGGAAGCGGGCCAGCTCGCCGTCGTTGGTCAGCAGCAGCAGCCCCTCGGTCGTCAGGTCGAGCCGACCGACCGACACGACGCGCGGCAGGTCCGCCGGAAGCGTGTCGAACACCGTCTGCCGGCCCTTCTCGTCGCGGGCGGAGGTCACCAGGCCGTCGGGCTTGTGGTAGCGCCACAGCCGGGTCGGCTCCATCTCCGGCAGAGGCTTGCCGTCCACGACGATCTTGTCGCCCGGCCCCACCACCACCGCCGGAGTCGTCAGCACGGCGCCGTTGACCGCGACGCGGCCCTCGGCGATCCAGCGCTCGGCGTCGCGGCGGGAGCAGAGGCCGGCACGGGCGAGCCGCTTGGCGATGCGTTCGGGGCCGCCGGAGGCCTCTTCGGGAGAGGTGTCGGACGGGGTCATCGGCGGGCTCCGGCCCGGTGCGGCGGCATGTGTTCGGACATGCCGCGACATTACGGGGCCGGCGGCACCGCCGCAAGGGACGGCCTCTTCCGGCGGTCAGTCTTCCAGCCGGAAGCCGACCTTGATGACGACCTGGTAATGGGCGACCTTGCCGCCCGAGATATGGCCGCGCGTCTCGACCACCTCGAACCAGTTGAGGTGGTCGTGCATCTTGGCGGCGCGGGCGACCGCTCCCTGGATCGCGTCCTCGATGCTGATGGAGGACGATCCGATGATCTCGATCTTCTGGTAGATGTGGTCGCTCATGCCGGAATGCTCCCTGCGGGTTGACGCGGAAGCATGGGCAGACCTCGCGGCGCGGCGCAACCGTGCGGCACCGGGTGCCGGGTGCGGCAAGTTTTCCTGTGCGCCGTCCCCTTGACGCCGCCCCGGCCG contains:
- a CDS encoding pseudouridine synthase — its product is MTPSDTSPEEASGGPERIAKRLARAGLCSRRDAERWIAEGRVAVNGAVLTTPAVVVGPGDKIVVDGKPLPEMEPTRLWRYHKPDGLVTSARDEKGRQTVFDTLPADLPRVVSVGRLDLTTEGLLLLTNDGELARFLELPSTGWARRYRVRVNGIADPARLAGLSRGVTIDGVQYGPIEALLDRQQGSNAWLTITLREGKNREVRNVMESLGLTVNRLIRVAYGPFQLGKLERGEVEEVPRRVLRDQVAKFFSDRGDEPVKPNTGTAKAKPQPKPHAKPRTPASGPAKGPAAGGGSRGRHETRRR
- a CDS encoding amidase → MPAVQTIAALAADLAAGRTTSLELTEAAFDRIADPAGEGARAFILADVAVNRAAALAQAEASDRLRAAGIVPSPLAGLPISVKDLFDIAGQVTTAGSTVLKDAAPAAADAPAVARLRAAGAVIVGRTNMTEFAFSGLGVNPHYGTPGNPRDRDRIPGGSSSGAAVSVADGMAAAAIGSDTGGSVRIPAAFCGLAGFKPTQARVPRTGALPLSRTLDTVGPLARSVACCALLDAVLAGESPAVPDAAPVAGLRLAVPREIVLDGLDATVSAAFSDALSRLSKAGVRITDLSVPALARIPGVNAKGGFVTSEALAWHKDLIEARGPEYDPRVASRILRGSGMTAVDYIDLLEARTGIMAEAAEQTRDFDALLMPTVPVVAPRFDELADDADYTRLNMMVLRNPSLFNFLDRPAVTLPCASGGLAVGTMLVGRRGHDRRLLALARGIEPVVA
- the rsmD gene encoding 16S rRNA (guanine(966)-N(2))-methyltransferase RsmD, with the translated sequence MRLVGGSLRGRRLEAPAGRDIRPTGDRTREAVFNILAHADWAPDIEGALVLDAFCGTGALGLEALSRGARRVVFMDRGRESLDLVRRNIASLAVADRCDVVRADATRPPRAQGPCGLLFLDPPYGKHLAPAALSALRERGWCAPGAVAVVEIALEDPWETPAFAEALDDRAYGDTRVLFLRIGGPTPP
- the glmS gene encoding glutamine--fructose-6-phosphate transaminase (isomerizing), producing MCGIIGIIGKNEVAPLLIEGLRRLEYRGYDSAGVATLVNGRIDRRRAEGKLVNLDRRVQEQPLSGTIGIGHTRWATHGGPTETNAHPHATRKVAVVHNGIIENYQDLKAELEGHHYVFETQTDTEVIVHLVTSYLDQGLRPVDATAEALKRLEGAFSLALIFAGEHDLMIGARRGTPLAVGYGNGNDEMYLASDAFALAPLTNRLSYLEDGDWVVLNRGSVVIRNAAGEQVDRPIKLSAVSGAMIGKGEHRHFMLKEIYEQPQVIGDTLNAFVQATTGRITLPDLPFDIAAIPRVTVVACGTAFYAGMVAKYWLEQVARVPVELDIASEFRYREAPMPEGGLALFISQSGETLDTLEALRYAKRQGQHILSVINVGESTIARESHAVLGTLAGPEIGVASTKAFTTQLTVLACFALAMARARGAITAEQEAAISAALREVPARAVDVLNHDERLRVLAHEVSEARDALYLGRGTSYPIALEGALKLKEISYIHAEGYAAGEMKHGPIALIDEDVPIIALAPNDALFEKTASNIMEAAARGGKVLLLSDAPGVERMRDKVRWTVTLPTVHPFVSPILYAIPMQLLAYHTAVIKGTDVDQPRNLAKSVTVE
- a CDS encoding dodecin; its protein translation is MSDHIYQKIEIIGSSSISIEDAIQGAVARAAKMHDHLNWFEVVETRGHISGGKVAHYQVVIKVGFRLED